In Paracoccus contaminans, the genomic stretch CCAAAGCCGGTGACCGAGGCATAGACCAGCCGCGGGTTGAGCGCGGACAGGCTGTCATAGTCGAGCCCGAACCGGCGCAGGCCGCCCACCTTGAAGTTTTCCACCACCACATCGGCGGTGGCGATCAGATCCTTCAGCCGCGCCAGATCATCGGCATTGCCGAAATCGCAGGTGACGGAGGTCTTGCCCCGGTTCGCGGCATGGAAATAGGCCGCGACCCGTTCCGTCCCCCCGTCCGGCAGGGGCCGGTCGAGGAAGGGCGGCCCCCAGCGGCGGGTGTCGTCCCCCTCGGGCGCCTCGATCTTGATGACCTCGGCGCCCAGATCGGCCAGCGTCTGGCCAATCCACGGCCCGGCGAGGATGCGCGCCAGCTCGATGACGCGCAGCCCCTTCAGCGGCGCCCCCCGCAGGTCAGGCTCGCTCATGCGAAGGCCTGCAGCCCCGTGATCGCCCGGCCGAGGATCAGCGCATGAACGTCATGCGTGCCCTCATAGGTATTCACGGTTTCCAGGTTGGCCGCGTGGCGCATGACCTGGAATTCCTCGGAAATGCCGTTGCCGCCATGCATGTCGCGGGCGATCCGCGCGATGTCCAGCGCCTTGCCGCAGTTGTTGCGCTTGACGATCGAGATCATCTCGGGCGCGGCCTGCGCGGCGTCCATCAGCCGCCCGACCTGCAAGGATGCCTGCAGGCCCAGCGAGATCTCGGTCATCATGTTGGCCAGTTTCAGCTGGAACAGCTGGGTCTGGGCCAGCGGGCGCTTGAACTGATGACGGTCAAGCCCGTACTGCCGCGCGGCGTGGAAGCAGAACTCGGCCGCGCCCAGAACGCCCCAGCTGATGCCGTAACGCGCGCGGTTGAGGCAGCCGAACGGACCCTTCAGCCCCTCGATGTTCGGCAGCAATGCATCCTCGCCGACCTCGACATCCTGCATCACGATCTCGCCGGTGATCGAGGCGCGCAGGGACAGCTTGCCCTCGATCTTGGGGGCGGACAGGCCCTTCATCCCCTTGTCGAGAACAAAGCCGCGGATCTTGCCGCCATGCGCCTCGGACTTGG encodes the following:
- a CDS encoding acyl-CoA dehydrogenase, with the protein product MALKPKDAPDLTAFDWQDPFRLDGQLSEDERMMRDSARAYAQEKLQPRVIAAYREEKTDPAIFAEMGEMGLLGVTIPEEYGGLGASYVSYGLVAREVERVDSGYRSMMSVQSSLVMYPIYAYGSEEQRRKYLPKLATGEFIGCFGLTEPDAGSDPGGMKTTAKKTANGYVLNGSKMWISNSPIADVFVVWAKSEAHGGKIRGFVLDKGMKGLSAPKIEGKLSLRASITGEIVMQDVEVGEDALLPNIEGLKGPFGCLNRARYGISWGVLGAAEFCFHAARQYGLDRHQFKRPLAQTQLFQLKLANMMTEISLGLQASLQVGRLMDAAQAAPEMISIVKRNNCGKALDIARIARDMHGGNGISEEFQVMRHAANLETVNTYEGTHDVHALILGRAITGLQAFA